A genomic region of Ferviditalea candida contains the following coding sequences:
- a CDS encoding NAD(P)/FAD-dependent oxidoreductase gives MAELERNHEPVDILIIGSGPAGMFAAFYGGMRHASVRLIESMPQLGGQLSALYPEKYIYDVAGFPKIKAQELIDNLNQQMKHFPVDIRLEEKVLQVIKREERLFDVITDKTVHQAKAVVITAGIGAFEPRKLELPEAEKFDKKNLHYFVSDLNAFKDQKVMISGGGDSAVDWALMLEPIAKEVTLIHRRDKFRAHEHSVELLMKSKVNVLTSREIVSLHGEDRIEKVTIEDAKTKEQTEIELDALIVNFGFVSSLGPIAEWGFEIENGSIIVDSRMETTIPGIFAAGDIATYPGKLKLIAVGFGEAPTAINNAKVYIDPDAKLSPGHSSNMKF, from the coding sequence GTGGCTGAGTTGGAACGCAATCATGAACCTGTCGATATATTGATTATCGGTAGCGGACCCGCCGGTATGTTCGCCGCTTTTTACGGCGGAATGCGACATGCGTCGGTCAGACTGATCGAGAGCATGCCGCAGCTGGGCGGTCAATTATCCGCTTTGTACCCGGAGAAATACATATACGACGTCGCAGGATTTCCCAAAATTAAAGCGCAGGAACTGATCGACAATTTAAACCAGCAAATGAAGCATTTCCCCGTCGACATCCGTTTGGAGGAAAAAGTGCTTCAGGTCATCAAGCGTGAGGAAAGATTATTCGATGTCATTACGGATAAAACTGTCCATCAGGCCAAAGCGGTGGTCATTACAGCGGGCATCGGCGCTTTCGAACCGCGCAAGCTGGAACTGCCGGAAGCCGAGAAATTCGACAAGAAAAATCTTCATTATTTCGTCAGCGATTTGAACGCCTTCAAGGATCAGAAAGTGATGATCAGCGGCGGAGGGGATTCGGCAGTCGATTGGGCGCTGATGCTCGAGCCCATTGCCAAGGAAGTGACGCTGATTCATCGGCGCGATAAGTTCCGCGCGCATGAACACAGCGTGGAACTTCTGATGAAATCGAAGGTGAACGTGCTGACATCGCGAGAAATCGTCAGTCTGCATGGAGAAGACAGAATCGAGAAAGTCACGATTGAAGACGCCAAAACCAAAGAGCAGACGGAAATCGAGCTGGATGCATTGATCGTGAACTTTGGATTCGTATCCTCTCTCGGACCGATCGCGGAGTGGGGATTTGAAATCGAGAACGGCTCGATTATTGTGGATTCCCGTATGGAAACGACGATCCCCGGTATTTTTGCCGCAGGAGATATCGCCACCTACCCGGGAAAATTGAAACTGATTGCCGTCGGCTTTGGTGAAGCGCCTACGGCCATCAACAATGCAAAGGTCTATATCGATCCCGATGCAAAGCTGTCTCCGGGCCACAGCAGTAATATGAAATTTTAA
- a CDS encoding SDR family NAD(P)-dependent oxidoreductase — translation MINGTPLLNKVALVTGSSKGIGAGIALEFARSGADVCINYMSSKSDAEKLKAQIESYGRRAVAVQANMGARDQIARMVEICESELGPIDILVTNAVTSVRESILNTKFEDFKHTLDIGIFGVFHSIQLVSQRWVNRERGGAIIHISSPHARTPFKDAIDYNVAKAGSHQLVLSAANELMWKNIRVNIIEPGWTDTPGERTWYSDEHMAEMGSLMPLGRLGRPEDLGKAAVFLASDAAEYVVGTVLKVDGGQFIEGGPSWTSKGRH, via the coding sequence ATGATAAACGGAACACCGCTGTTAAACAAAGTCGCTCTTGTAACCGGAAGCTCCAAAGGCATCGGTGCCGGGATTGCTTTGGAATTCGCCCGTTCGGGGGCAGACGTCTGCATTAATTATATGAGTTCGAAGTCGGATGCCGAGAAATTGAAGGCGCAAATTGAATCCTATGGACGAAGGGCTGTGGCGGTTCAAGCCAATATGGGGGCTCGGGATCAAATTGCCCGAATGGTGGAAATTTGCGAATCGGAACTTGGCCCGATCGACATTTTGGTGACCAATGCCGTAACAAGCGTCAGAGAGTCTATCTTGAACACTAAGTTTGAGGATTTTAAGCATACGCTGGACATCGGTATTTTTGGCGTTTTCCATTCCATTCAACTGGTATCCCAGCGTTGGGTCAATCGGGAACGCGGAGGAGCCATCATTCATATTTCCTCGCCGCATGCCAGAACGCCGTTTAAAGATGCGATTGATTATAATGTCGCCAAGGCCGGCTCCCACCAGCTTGTACTTTCGGCGGCCAATGAGCTGATGTGGAAAAATATCAGGGTGAATATTATTGAACCGGGCTGGACCGATACACCCGGGGAAAGAACGTGGTACAGCGATGAGCACATGGCCGAAATGGGGAGCCTTATGCCTTTGGGACGGCTGGGGCGTCCCGAGGATCTCGGTAAAGCGGCAGTATTTCTCGCTTCAGATGCGGCGGAATACGTGGTGGGCACCGTGCTCAAAGTCGACGGCGGACAATTCATCGAAGGCGGTCCGAGCTGGACGAGCAAGGGACGCCATTAA
- a CDS encoding HesB/IscA family protein: protein MIAISENASDKIKEMLAEQEIPGLFLRLGVAAGGCSGFSYNMGFDDERKESDREMEINGLKVVIEEESLRFLKGVEIDFQESAMGGGFTIHNPNAVATCGCGSSFRTKDEEGVPEEC, encoded by the coding sequence ATGATTGCGATTTCAGAGAACGCAAGCGATAAAATAAAAGAAATGCTGGCCGAGCAGGAAATTCCCGGACTTTTCCTGAGACTCGGCGTTGCCGCAGGCGGCTGCAGCGGCTTTTCCTACAACATGGGCTTTGATGATGAACGGAAGGAATCCGATCGGGAAATGGAAATCAACGGGCTGAAGGTCGTGATTGAGGAGGAAAGCCTTCGTTTCCTCAAAGGCGTCGAAATCGACTTCCAGGAATCCGCAATGGGCGGCGGCTTCACCATCCACAACCCGAATGCGGTTGCCACCTGCGGCTGCGGATCGAGCTTTAGGACGAAAGACGAAGAGGGCGTTCCGGAGGAGTGCTGA
- the mqnE gene encoding aminofutalosine synthase MqnE, producing MNIITQGTALDDIREKAINGERLTYADGVRLLKSNDLLEIGKMADLVRRRRNGDHVYFIVNTHLNYTNVCYLDCKLCAFGLKPDDPKSYTLSLEQIEDKMKGLAGKGFSELHIVGGVNAKLPFSYYEDMIRLAKKHMPDIHVQAFTAVEIDYIARVAKLSMEEAVQRLREAGLGSILGGGAEIFDPEIRKVISGHKTDSDRWFEIHRTTHSLGMKSNASILYGHIEEPGHVIDHLIRLRELQDETEGFQAFFPFSFHPANTKLAEEYKLSGETTGYYDLKLLAVARLMLDNFPHIRAFWMMIGLKMAQISLSFGVDDLDGTVMEEQIVHAAGSTASQMTPKNAFIDMIREAGRIPTERDTLYNIIKTY from the coding sequence ATGAACATCATTACCCAGGGGACGGCGCTGGACGACATTCGCGAGAAAGCGATCAACGGGGAGCGTTTGACCTATGCCGACGGCGTCAGGCTGCTGAAATCGAACGACCTGCTGGAAATCGGCAAAATGGCGGATCTCGTCCGCAGGCGCCGAAACGGCGATCACGTCTATTTCATTGTCAACACGCATTTGAACTATACAAACGTCTGCTATTTGGACTGCAAGCTCTGCGCCTTCGGTTTGAAGCCGGACGACCCCAAATCCTATACCCTCTCATTGGAACAAATCGAGGACAAAATGAAGGGTCTTGCCGGAAAAGGGTTCTCGGAGCTGCACATTGTCGGGGGCGTAAATGCAAAGCTTCCCTTTTCTTATTATGAGGACATGATCCGGCTGGCCAAAAAGCACATGCCCGATATTCACGTGCAGGCATTTACCGCAGTGGAAATCGACTATATCGCCCGCGTGGCAAAGCTGTCCATGGAAGAAGCGGTTCAGCGGCTGCGTGAGGCCGGGCTCGGCTCAATCCTGGGCGGAGGCGCGGAAATTTTCGATCCGGAAATCCGGAAGGTCATTTCGGGCCACAAAACCGACTCCGACCGCTGGTTCGAAATTCACCGCACGACGCATTCGCTCGGCATGAAATCGAACGCATCCATCCTGTACGGGCACATTGAGGAGCCCGGGCACGTGATCGACCATCTGATCCGGCTCCGCGAGCTGCAGGATGAAACCGAGGGCTTTCAAGCGTTCTTTCCGTTTTCCTTCCACCCTGCCAACACCAAGCTGGCTGAGGAATACAAGCTCTCCGGCGAGACCACCGGCTATTATGATCTGAAGCTGCTGGCGGTCGCCCGTTTGATGCTGGATAACTTTCCTCACATCCGCGCCTTTTGGATGATGATCGGCCTGAAAATGGCGCAGATTTCCTTGAGCTTCGGCGTCGACGACCTCGATGGCACGGTGATGGAGGAGCAGATCGTGCATGCCGCCGGGAGTACCGCTTCGCAAATGACGCCGAAGAACGCATTCATCGACATGATTCGTGAAGCCGGAAGAATTCCGACGGAAAGAGATACCTTGTACAATATTATCAAAACCTATTAA
- the mqnE gene encoding aminofutalosine synthase MqnE — protein MDTAVASPDKRMAEIAEKVENGMRLSKEDGIYLYESEDLLTIGQLANKVNLRKNGKKVYFVENMSLYFTNVCEAHCAFCHFRRDPGEEGAYTLTPEEVIEYVQQHYHPGMREFHITGGHNHTVPFQYYVDAIRNLKEHYPDVTIKAFTGAEIDFFSRISGLSYKEVLQELMKVGLATLPGGGAEILSERYREKMGVGKATSDQWLEVHRIAHGLGMKTHATMLYGSIETLEERIQHMIYLRELQDETGGFLVFIPNAVQPAKKSASIKRHVTAIDNLKTIAISRLMLDNFPHVKAYFINLGVQLTQLALSFGASDVHGTIVQERISHAAAALSPEGMTKDELIWLVKSANRTPVERDTFYKEIKVY, from the coding sequence ATGGATACGGCTGTTGCAAGCCCGGACAAACGCATGGCGGAAATCGCCGAAAAGGTTGAAAACGGCATGCGCCTGAGCAAGGAAGACGGGATTTATCTGTATGAATCGGAGGATTTGCTGACGATCGGCCAGCTGGCCAACAAGGTCAATTTGCGGAAAAACGGCAAAAAGGTTTATTTTGTGGAAAATATGAGCCTGTACTTTACCAATGTCTGCGAAGCGCACTGCGCTTTCTGCCATTTCCGCAGAGACCCCGGCGAAGAGGGCGCTTATACCTTGACCCCCGAAGAAGTGATCGAATATGTCCAGCAGCATTATCATCCCGGCATGCGGGAATTTCATATTACCGGCGGCCATAATCATACCGTTCCGTTTCAGTATTATGTCGATGCGATCCGCAACCTGAAAGAGCACTATCCCGATGTCACGATCAAAGCCTTTACGGGTGCGGAAATCGACTTTTTCTCGCGCATCAGCGGCTTGAGCTATAAGGAAGTGCTGCAGGAGCTCATGAAAGTCGGTCTGGCAACCCTGCCCGGAGGCGGAGCGGAAATTTTGTCGGAGCGCTACCGCGAAAAAATGGGCGTCGGCAAAGCAACCTCGGATCAGTGGCTGGAAGTTCACCGCATCGCTCACGGGCTGGGTATGAAAACCCATGCGACCATGCTCTACGGATCGATCGAAACGCTGGAGGAACGCATTCAGCACATGATCTATTTGCGGGAGCTGCAGGATGAGACGGGCGGATTCCTCGTGTTCATTCCGAACGCGGTTCAACCCGCCAAAAAGAGCGCCAGCATCAAGCGGCATGTTACGGCCATCGATAATTTGAAAACCATCGCCATCAGCAGGCTGATGCTCGACAACTTCCCCCACGTCAAAGCGTATTTCATCAATCTGGGGGTTCAATTAACTCAACTGGCGCTGTCCTTCGGCGCTTCCGACGTGCACGGAACAATCGTTCAGGAACGGATCAGCCATGCGGCGGCAGCCCTTTCTCCCGAAGGAATGACCAAGGACGAGCTGATTTGGCTGGTCAAGAGCGCGAACCGCACGCCGGTCGAGCGCGATACATTCTATAAAGAAATCAAGGTATACTAG
- a CDS encoding NAD(P)/FAD-dependent oxidoreductase — protein sequence MRRLIILGGGYGGISAAKELLDKDLPSDVQLMLIDRMPFQGLKTEYYALASGTIADVNIRVPFPSDERLTIKYGEITDIDLANQTVQLDHRDIIDYDTLIIALGCTDKYHGIPGAQLYTHSIQTLQATRETYQQINNIVPYGQVTIVGGGLSGVELAAELRESRADLNIRILDRGASILSTFPDKLVKYVREWFDEHEVEMVPYCSLSRVEPGILYNKGEEIWTDAAVWTAGIQPVEQVQKLDVPKDPQGRVLLNELHQIPHHRNVYVVGDCASSPFSPSGQLAEAQGKQVAEVIHASWKGETPKLSRIKLKGVLGSLGKNEGFGVMGKRTVMTGRVPRVLKSGVLWMSKRHFG from the coding sequence ATGAGGAGATTGATTATACTGGGCGGGGGATACGGAGGCATCTCCGCAGCCAAAGAATTGCTGGATAAAGATCTGCCTTCAGACGTTCAGCTCATGCTGATCGACCGCATGCCGTTTCAAGGACTCAAGACGGAATATTACGCGCTTGCTTCCGGAACGATCGCCGATGTGAACATCCGCGTCCCGTTCCCGAGCGATGAACGTCTGACGATCAAATACGGGGAAATTACGGATATCGACTTGGCGAATCAGACCGTGCAGCTGGACCATCGTGACATCATCGATTATGATACTCTGATTATCGCGCTCGGCTGCACGGACAAATACCATGGAATACCCGGCGCGCAGCTGTACACGCACAGCATTCAAACTTTGCAAGCAACACGGGAAACCTATCAACAAATCAACAATATCGTTCCGTATGGCCAGGTCACCATTGTCGGGGGCGGCCTGAGCGGTGTGGAGCTGGCGGCCGAATTGAGGGAAAGCCGCGCGGATCTCAACATCAGGATTCTTGACCGCGGCGCCAGCATACTTTCAACATTCCCCGACAAGCTTGTCAAATATGTCCGTGAATGGTTTGACGAGCATGAAGTCGAAATGGTGCCTTACTGCTCTCTTTCCCGCGTGGAACCGGGAATCCTGTATAACAAGGGCGAAGAGATCTGGACGGATGCTGCCGTCTGGACCGCCGGCATCCAGCCGGTTGAGCAGGTGCAGAAGCTCGATGTGCCGAAGGATCCGCAGGGTCGCGTGCTGCTGAACGAGCTGCACCAAATCCCGCATCATCGCAATGTGTATGTCGTCGGCGATTGCGCAAGCTCGCCGTTTTCCCCAAGCGGCCAGCTGGCCGAAGCTCAAGGCAAGCAGGTAGCCGAGGTTATCCATGCATCCTGGAAGGGGGAAACGCCCAAGCTATCAAGAATCAAGCTGAAGGGCGTGCTGGGTTCATTAGGCAAAAATGAAGGCTTCGGTGTCATGGGCAAAAGAACGGTTATGACCGGCAGAGTGCCAAGGGTGCTGAAAAGCGGTGTGCTGTGGATGTCCAAGCGTCATTTCGGTTGA
- a CDS encoding YuzB family protein, protein MRPIIEFCTNNMHHGTDAIMKLLEQNPDFDVIEYGCLGNCGQCYAEPYAMVNGEIIAASDPDELYNKITDAVEGMEDPFADFDLDDE, encoded by the coding sequence ATGAGGCCGATCATCGAATTTTGCACGAACAATATGCACCATGGTACGGATGCAATTATGAAACTGCTGGAGCAAAATCCGGACTTTGATGTCATTGAATACGGGTGCTTGGGCAACTGCGGGCAATGCTATGCTGAGCCGTATGCGATGGTGAACGGTGAAATCATAGCCGCTTCCGATCCGGATGAGCTTTACAATAAAATTACGGACGCCGTAGAGGGCATGGAGGATCCGTTTGCGGATTTCGATTTAGACGACGAATGA
- a CDS encoding NifU family protein: MSEKTTSGMYDEVLEVLDKLRPFLQRDGGDVELVDVEDGIVKLRLMGACGSCPSSTITLKAGIERALMEEVEGIEDVIQVF, from the coding sequence ATGAGCGAAAAAACAACTAGCGGGATGTATGACGAGGTCCTGGAAGTATTAGATAAACTCCGTCCCTTCCTACAACGTGACGGAGGAGATGTAGAGCTGGTGGACGTTGAGGATGGAATCGTCAAGTTGAGATTGATGGGTGCCTGCGGAAGCTGCCCAAGCTCCACGATCACTTTAAAAGCGGGAATCGAAAGAGCGCTGATGGAAGAAGTGGAAGGAATCGAGGATGTCATCCAGGTATTCTGA
- a CDS encoding Cthe_2314 family HEPN domain-containing protein, translated as MHNQSIEDFGGLADKRLEETIDSVKEYCSRLRKRHQRDTEIPRKMIHLEMWARGFVDALLELDYSLRNSARFREGIDQDYQEALTPEQQNRYHLHAYYYKNAFIRIFSILDKLGYFLTQLFDLEKYRTRAHYSYFTVLSWMHSSSTHPALEQELFDLKVKYRKPLDRLHKMRNLEIHSINVEMLDDLHRDLRSFAERNLIEPLDENLHDLREGYEMVQLSLKTVFDYCADLIGTDRNR; from the coding sequence TTGCATAATCAATCAATCGAGGATTTTGGAGGGCTTGCGGACAAGCGGTTGGAAGAAACGATTGATTCCGTGAAAGAGTACTGCTCGCGTTTGCGCAAGCGCCATCAACGGGATACGGAGATTCCCCGCAAAATGATCCATTTGGAAATGTGGGCCCGCGGCTTTGTCGACGCTCTCCTTGAACTGGATTACAGCCTTCGCAACAGCGCACGCTTTCGGGAGGGAATCGATCAAGACTATCAAGAAGCATTGACCCCCGAACAGCAGAACCGCTACCATTTGCATGCATACTATTACAAGAATGCGTTCATCCGGATTTTTTCCATCCTTGACAAGCTGGGTTATTTTCTGACCCAATTGTTTGATCTTGAGAAGTACCGCACCAGAGCCCACTATTCCTACTTCACCGTTTTGAGCTGGATGCACTCCAGCAGCACGCATCCTGCTTTGGAGCAGGAGCTGTTTGATCTAAAAGTAAAATACCGGAAGCCGTTGGATCGTTTGCACAAAATGCGGAATTTGGAAATTCATTCGATCAATGTGGAAATGCTGGATGATCTGCACCGCGATTTGCGGAGCTTCGCCGAGCGCAATCTGATCGAACCGCTGGACGAGAATCTGCATGACCTGCGGGAAGGATACGAGATGGTTCAGCTTTCGTTGAAGACGGTTTTTGACTACTGTGCGGATTTGATCGGGACGGATCGGAATCGTTAA
- a CDS encoding menaquinone biosynthesis decarboxylase: MHTNLREFLGILRRENELVEVSAPVDPYLELAEIHRRVIDEQGPALLFTNVKGSPFPVVTNLFGTTRRVELAFGTRPEQFVKRLVGALDSLIPPSPKALWNERDLLLQALKVGTAKASFSNAPVLQVLKDHAPLDGLPVLTSWQEDGGPFVTLPLVYTESPSTGQHNLGMYRMQVFDARTTGMHWQIHKGGGFHYHEAEKRGAALPVTVFLGGPPALIASAIAPVPENVPELLLASLIAGKKISLVQNPRSSHRLVAEAEFAISGKVPPFKRRLEGPFGDHYGYYSLAHDFPFFEIDHVWHRKDAIYPATIVGKPRQEDYYLGEFLQRLLSPVFPIVMSGVKDLWTYAETGFHPLAAAIVRESYQRESLAYAFRILGEGQLTLTKFLILTDQMVELSDFPVLLEKVLERFHPHTDLFILNHTSHDTLDYTGLKLNHGSKAVLMGIGSPIRSLPREYSGGALPGIGSAAPYCPGCLVVSGASYSDDPGLPERLLDAAGERLKDWPLVILADDTSIVSNQTSFLWTVFTRFNPAADMFAKSAVSKHHLQYELPIVIDARMKPGYPDELVPREDIVRQVSQRWKEYFPYFPNRK, translated from the coding sequence GTGCACACCAATCTTCGCGAATTTTTGGGGATTCTTCGCCGGGAGAATGAACTTGTGGAAGTGTCGGCTCCGGTCGACCCCTATTTGGAATTGGCGGAAATCCATCGAAGAGTGATCGATGAACAGGGCCCTGCTTTGCTGTTTACGAATGTGAAGGGCAGCCCTTTCCCTGTCGTCACGAATTTGTTCGGGACAACCCGGCGCGTCGAATTGGCTTTCGGAACGCGTCCGGAACAATTTGTCAAGCGCTTGGTCGGAGCGCTGGATTCGCTCATTCCTCCGTCTCCCAAAGCCTTGTGGAACGAGCGCGACCTTTTGCTGCAGGCATTAAAGGTGGGTACGGCCAAGGCTTCCTTTTCCAATGCTCCCGTGCTTCAGGTGCTGAAGGACCATGCGCCGTTGGACGGCCTTCCGGTCTTGACCTCCTGGCAGGAAGACGGGGGGCCCTTTGTTACACTTCCGCTGGTATATACGGAAAGTCCCTCGACCGGACAGCACAATCTGGGAATGTACCGCATGCAGGTTTTTGATGCACGCACGACCGGCATGCATTGGCAAATCCATAAGGGGGGCGGCTTTCATTATCATGAAGCGGAAAAGCGCGGAGCCGCTCTTCCGGTCACCGTATTTCTCGGCGGGCCGCCCGCGCTGATCGCCTCGGCGATCGCCCCCGTTCCGGAGAATGTGCCGGAGCTGCTTCTGGCCTCGCTCATCGCCGGGAAAAAAATTTCGCTGGTCCAAAATCCGCGCAGCAGTCATCGGCTTGTTGCGGAAGCCGAATTTGCCATCAGCGGCAAGGTTCCTCCCTTTAAAAGGCGTCTGGAGGGCCCCTTCGGCGACCATTACGGCTATTATTCGCTGGCACATGATTTTCCTTTTTTTGAGATCGATCACGTATGGCATCGCAAGGACGCCATCTATCCGGCGACGATCGTCGGCAAGCCGCGTCAGGAAGATTATTACTTGGGGGAATTTTTGCAAAGGTTGCTCTCGCCTGTTTTTCCGATTGTCATGTCCGGAGTGAAGGATCTTTGGACTTATGCGGAGACGGGATTCCATCCGCTCGCTGCCGCAATCGTGCGGGAGAGCTATCAGCGGGAGAGCCTGGCCTATGCTTTCCGGATTTTGGGGGAAGGACAGCTGACGCTGACCAAATTTCTCATCTTGACGGATCAAATGGTGGAGCTGTCCGATTTTCCGGTTTTGCTGGAGAAGGTGCTGGAGCGCTTTCATCCGCATACCGATCTGTTCATTCTCAACCATACCTCTCACGATACGCTCGATTATACGGGCTTAAAACTGAACCACGGAAGCAAGGCCGTATTGATGGGGATCGGTTCCCCGATCAGATCGCTGCCCCGCGAATATTCCGGCGGAGCCCTTCCGGGGATCGGCAGCGCCGCTCCTTATTGTCCCGGCTGCTTGGTCGTATCCGGCGCTTCGTATTCCGACGATCCCGGACTTCCCGAGCGCCTGCTGGATGCGGCTGGAGAACGCTTGAAGGATTGGCCTCTGGTCATTCTGGCGGACGATACGTCGATCGTTTCCAACCAGACTTCCTTTTTATGGACTGTATTTACGCGGTTTAATCCGGCTGCCGATATGTTCGCAAAAAGCGCCGTCAGCAAACACCATCTTCAATATGAGCTTCCCATCGTGATCGATGCGAGAATGAAGCCGGGTTATCCGGATGAGCTGGTGCCTCGTGAAGATATCGTACGTCAAGTATCCCAACGTTGGAAGGAGTATTTTCCGTACTTTCCCAATCGAAAATAG
- a CDS encoding COX15/CtaA family protein, producing MKFVVYRRNDFNYKVGVSTVRNGLKWMTFLTSAGMFLVLLGGALVTKTKAGRGCGSDWPLCNGKFVPAYTLESMIEYNHRVVTGIVGILVVVTVVLVWSRLKKQTDAKLYAAGILFFTLLQAALGAMAVMWQQSSAVLALHFGISLLAFSSTLLLAVTVWRLERKPKTEADPDPAVGQAIRISKGFRNLIWLITVYTYIVVYLGAFVRHTFSSGGCTGWPLCNGQWIPELTGATGIVFMHRVAAAVLLLAIIWMAFLANSRYQGHKETQSLAFIILALALLQVMSGAWVSYTIGNEEVFIFSSLLHTVVISGLFGILSYASVRFWELHRLQK from the coding sequence ATGAAGTTTGTTGTATATCGAAGAAATGATTTCAATTATAAAGTGGGTGTCAGCACAGTGCGCAACGGATTGAAATGGATGACTTTCCTGACATCGGCCGGCATGTTCCTGGTCCTTCTTGGCGGAGCGCTGGTGACAAAGACGAAGGCGGGCAGAGGTTGCGGCAGCGATTGGCCTTTGTGCAACGGCAAATTTGTCCCTGCATACACACTGGAGTCGATGATCGAATACAATCATCGCGTTGTAACCGGGATTGTCGGCATTCTTGTAGTGGTTACCGTTGTTTTGGTCTGGTCCAGATTGAAAAAACAAACGGATGCAAAGCTGTACGCAGCGGGCATACTGTTTTTTACGCTGCTTCAGGCGGCACTGGGCGCGATGGCCGTCATGTGGCAGCAATCATCGGCAGTGCTGGCCTTGCATTTCGGGATTTCCCTGTTGGCTTTCTCCAGCACGCTGCTTTTGGCAGTAACGGTCTGGCGCCTGGAGCGCAAGCCGAAGACAGAGGCCGATCCAGACCCTGCGGTCGGTCAAGCCATCAGAATTTCGAAGGGCTTTCGCAATTTGATCTGGTTGATTACCGTTTATACGTATATCGTTGTCTACCTTGGCGCTTTTGTAAGGCATACGTTTTCTTCCGGCGGATGTACGGGTTGGCCGTTATGCAACGGTCAGTGGATTCCCGAATTGACGGGCGCGACGGGGATCGTTTTCATGCACCGGGTCGCCGCCGCTGTGCTGCTGCTGGCTATTATCTGGATGGCCTTTTTGGCCAACAGCCGCTATCAGGGACATAAGGAAACGCAATCTCTGGCATTCATTATCCTGGCCCTTGCTTTGCTGCAGGTGATGAGCGGAGCCTGGGTATCTTATACGATCGGCAACGAGGAAGTGTTCATATTTTCAAGCCTGCTTCATACTGTGGTTATTTCGGGTTTGTTTGGAATTCTAAGCTATGCGAGTGTCCGCTTCTGGGAACTCCATCGCCTGCAAAAATAA
- a CDS encoding thioredoxin family protein, with protein MERVKTEQAFREAIEQEKLCVALFKTDWCKDCHYLDVFFPEVVEKYAEKFQFIEVDRDELPDLCADLHILGIPSFIVFRQGKELVRFVSKLRKTREEVEQFLDRALEVSKALAE; from the coding sequence ATGGAACGGGTGAAAACCGAGCAGGCGTTTCGCGAAGCGATCGAACAGGAAAAGCTTTGTGTGGCCTTATTCAAAACGGACTGGTGCAAAGACTGCCATTATCTTGATGTATTTTTTCCAGAAGTTGTTGAAAAATACGCCGAAAAATTCCAATTCATCGAGGTGGACCGCGACGAGCTTCCCGATTTATGCGCGGACTTGCATATCCTGGGCATCCCCAGCTTCATCGTGTTTCGTCAGGGGAAGGAACTGGTCAGATTCGTCAGCAAGCTGAGAAAAACCAGAGAGGAAGTCGAGCAGTTTCTGGACCGCGCGCTGGAGGTTTCCAAAGCGCTGGCGGAATAA